A DNA window from Synchiropus splendidus isolate RoL2022-P1 chromosome 2, RoL_Sspl_1.0, whole genome shotgun sequence contains the following coding sequences:
- the LOC128753943 gene encoding CCN family member 1-like, which translates to MTCLVGLIIVASVVITQVSATCPAKCECPPRMTCPAGVSYVPDGCGCCKVCAAQLNQDCSPMRPCDHHKGLECNFGNDVTTAWGICRARSEGRTCEYNGRIYQNGESFQAGCKHQCTCVDGSVGCSALCENKLPPPSEVCPSPRLIKIPGQCCFSVDCHQGTWRIPPKRLKPSSKPPTPQHHPLPNRPGNELLITNKLAGVESWEPERASKHLPVWLQPKKKCRVMTTDWSECSRSCGVGISSRITNKNRSCKLKQETRVCMVRPCYGLSAPAKRGKKCSSVYKASEPLRLSYGKCVSIKLYRPNYCGTCAEQQCCLPQRTRTVPVTFVCRDGARLRMPAMFIQSCKCNNNCGSLNEVDAPPLPWMKSSTMFKKEYA; encoded by the exons ATGACGTGTCTGGTTGGCCTAATAATCGTTGCGTCTGTCGTCATTACACAG GTGAGCGCCACCTGTCCGGCAAAGTGCGAGTGTCCACCAAGGATGacctgtccagcaggtgtcagttaCGTACCAGACGGATGCGGCTGCTGTAAGGTGTGTGCTGCtcagctgaaccaggactgCAGTCCAATGAGACCTTGTGACCACCACAAAGGACTGGAGTGTAATTTCGGTAATGATGTGACCACGGCCTGGGGCATCTGTCGAG CCAGGTCAGAGGGTCGTACCTGTGAGTACAATGGCAGGATTTATCAGAACGGCGAGAGCTTCCAGGCTGGCTGCAAACACCAGTGTACTTGCGTGGACGGCTCCGTCGGCTGCTCTGCTCTGTGTGAAAACAAGTTgccaccaccttcagaagtgTGTCCCAGCCCACGACTTATCAAGATACCCGGACAGTGTTGCTTCAGCGTGGACTGTCACCAAGGCACCTGGCGGATCCCTCCAAAACGCCTG AAGCCCTCATCCAAACCACCCACTCCCCAACATCATCCCCTCCCTAATCGGCCTGGAAATGAGTTGTTGATTACCAACAAGCTGGCAGGTGTCGAGTCTTGGGAGCCGGAGCGCGCCAGTAAACACCTACCTG TTTGGCTCCAGCCTAAGAAGAAATGCCGTGTGATGACCACCGACTGGTCGGAGTGCTCCCGCAGCTGTGGGGTCGGTATCTCTTCTCGCATCACCAACAAGAACCGAAGCTGCAAACTGAAGCAAGAGACGAGAGTCTGCATGGTTCGACCTTGCTATGGCCTGAGTGCTCCCGCTAAG AGAGGGAAGAAGTGCTCATCTGTCTACAAAGCTTCAGAACCCCTTCGTCTGTCCTATGGCAAGTGTGTGAGCATCAAACTTTACCGACCAAACTACTGTGGAACGTGTGCAGAGCAGCAGTGCTGCTTGCCACAACGCACACGCACGGTACCTGTGACCTTTGTTTGTCGGGACGGTGCACGCCTCCGAATGCCAGCCATGTTCATCCAGTCATGCAAATGCAACAACAATTGCGGGTCCCTCAATGAAGTGGATGCTCCCCCGCTGCCTTGGATGAAAAGCAGTACCATGTTCAAGAAGGAATATGCATAA